The DNA sequence TCAAGGTCCAGGGCGCTATCAACTTCGATATCGGCCGGAACCATGAAGCCCTGGCCGTCATAGAATGTGACGCCGGCGAAATGGAGACCAAGTGAGGTGTCGCGGGTAAGGGTCCAGGTGGTGTTTCGCGACAGGATGTCCACTTCGCCCGCCTGCAGCGCCGTGAAGCGCTGTTGCGCGGTCAACGGCGTATAGCTGACGGCGTCATCATCGCCGAGCACGGCGGCTGCGACGGCCTTGCAGACATCGACGTCGAGGCCCGTCCAGTTGCCTTCGGAGTCAGGATTCGAAAAGCCGGCCAAGCCGGTGCTTACACCGCAATTCAGCTCGTCACGTTCCTGGATTGTCTGGGTGAGATCCTGCGCCGCGGCAGTACCGATCATTGCGAATGCGGAAACCGCCGCACTGGCGGCCAGAAGGGTCTTAATTCTCATTAGATATGCACCCTAGTCGTTTGTTCATAGGTGAAGCCTCTCAGAGCGGTCTTCGCCGCCCCTGACCGCATTAGTAGCAAGCTTGGCGCCATGATTGAAACAAAATCCACCTATTGGTTCAATTGAACCCCCTCAATCCTCCGGTGTCGGGAGCCCCCACCGGTGTGTTATTCGGTTTGACGGCACTCCCTAAGCGACGGAAACTGGCCATTGATGCTGCTGCGACCAGGACGTGCGCGTGTGATTTTTTGTCTCTTATGATGAAGCGGGCCATGATGTCATGAAGAACCATCGGACGAAGACGATCCTCACTCATGCCGGCCGCGATCCGCGATCGAATTACGGAATCGTCAATCCGCCAGTCTATCATGCGTCCACGATTCTGTTTCCAGACATCGAATCAATGGAAGAAAGCGCGAAACGGCCTTTCGACGGCTATCGCTATGGCCGCAGCGGTACACCGACGACAACCGCGTTCGAGCAAGCCGTCACGGCGCTTGAGGGCGGACACCGTTCTGTGGCTGTCAGCAGTGGCCTTGCCGCCATAACGGTTGCCATCGGCGCTTTCGTGCGAGCGGGCGACCATCTTCTGGTCCCCGATAGCGCCTATCCCCCGACCAAGGCCTATTGCGACAAGGTGCTCGGGCGCTATGGTGTCGAGACGACCTATTACGATCCTGAAATCGGGGCGGGAATCGGCGACCTCATCGCTTCGAATACGCGGATGATCGTGCTGGAGAGTCCGGGATCGCAAACCTTCGAGGTGCAGGACGTGCCCGCGATCTCGGCGACTGCCCGTGATCGCGGCGTCGTGACGATGATCGACAACACCTGGGCCACCCCTTTGTTTTTCCGGCCATTTGACCACGGCGTGGATCTGTCGGTACACGCCGCGACCAAATACATGGTTGGTCATGCGGACGCGATGATGGGAGTGATCTGCACGAACAGCGAGGAGCATTTCCGTGCCGTGAAGACCGAGTGCTACCTGCTGGGACATTCGGCCGGTCCCGATGACCTGTATCTGGCACAGCGCGGACTCCGGTCTATGGCGGCCCGTCTGGCACAGCATCAGACTTCGGCGCTGCAGATTGCCCAGTGGCTCGAAACCCGGCCGGAAGTTGCGCAGGTTCTTTATCCCGCCCTGCCGAGCCACCCGGGGCATGAACTCTGGAAGCGCGATTTCCACGGCGCTTCGGGCCTGATGTCCATTGTGCTGAAGCCGGTCGATGCCGCCGCAGTGGCCCGGATGATCGACGAAATGGATCTGTTTTCAATCGGGTTCAGTTGGGGCGGCTATGAGAGCCTGATCGTGCCTCAGAACCCGGAATCGCACCGTCGCACCGTACCATGGACGGCCGAAGGGCCTCTTATAAGGCTGCATATCGGGCTCGAGGATGTCGACGATCTGATCGAGGACCTCGAAGGCGGCTTCACGAGGCTGAAGGCCGCACCATGACGCAGCAGCTCCCCCAACCCGCCATCGACGCCACCCTGGCCGAACTTTGCTTTAATAGCGATGGGTTGGTATCGGCCGTCGCT is a window from the Fodinicurvata sp. EGI_FJ10296 genome containing:
- the metC gene encoding cystathionine beta-lyase gives rise to the protein MKNHRTKTILTHAGRDPRSNYGIVNPPVYHASTILFPDIESMEESAKRPFDGYRYGRSGTPTTTAFEQAVTALEGGHRSVAVSSGLAAITVAIGAFVRAGDHLLVPDSAYPPTKAYCDKVLGRYGVETTYYDPEIGAGIGDLIASNTRMIVLESPGSQTFEVQDVPAISATARDRGVVTMIDNTWATPLFFRPFDHGVDLSVHAATKYMVGHADAMMGVICTNSEEHFRAVKTECYLLGHSAGPDDLYLAQRGLRSMAARLAQHQTSALQIAQWLETRPEVAQVLYPALPSHPGHELWKRDFHGASGLMSIVLKPVDAAAVARMIDEMDLFSIGFSWGGYESLIVPQNPESHRRTVPWTAEGPLIRLHIGLEDVDDLIEDLEGGFTRLKAAP